Proteins from one Leptonema illini DSM 21528 genomic window:
- a CDS encoding methyl-accepting chemotaxis protein, protein MNMLKRSAPGSTDGRSEAFSIEEILASGPTMINRIRIGFFFLLLASLVLSYEQSTDLQNLAYLIGVLTLGGVGVLNLLFRRRLPKSAPFLSVVIDASTLGVVMLIAATTDRDMSSGVIRQQVLYAISVVFIVYSGLLLHPRFVYLIGILTVIFQALVIGNAAFQGVQFTEDPVLVLSPGYASISEQVLKLVFLLMIAFVNGRVIRIFESLRSAEERKIEAVRQSEQALQEGRSRMLQTAASLSEKARHLRAFADEFFDVVTQHASAFEEIGSTMTQFVSQLHNSGETVRHQLTRIERVATDISSLRGLIDGLTKRSGEINGRIGSVRESTTSVARFVVELEKALDSVTESFRSVDEVTDIMAEVAERTNLLALNASIEAARAGEVGRGFAVVAQEVSKLADSSGKNAGRISEIVEESSRHVASGQNTARGASERVQFQDREFSSFLESFESLQKMLTEQIRLNDGFLESLSEIRTLSTGIEAATTEQRTGASAIQQSLDQLIESMNTLLSKGGLLSSTIHSLEEESRSLTGESQ, encoded by the coding sequence TATTGAGGAAATCCTGGCATCCGGTCCAACCATGATCAACCGGATTCGTATCGGATTCTTTTTTCTTCTGCTGGCCTCTCTCGTGCTTTCCTACGAACAGAGCACCGATTTACAGAATCTGGCGTATCTGATCGGTGTGCTGACGCTGGGCGGTGTCGGGGTGCTGAACCTGCTCTTTCGAAGGCGTCTTCCGAAATCTGCTCCCTTTCTCTCTGTCGTAATCGACGCCTCAACGCTTGGAGTGGTGATGCTGATCGCCGCCACGACTGATCGTGATATGTCTTCAGGAGTCATCCGGCAGCAGGTGCTCTACGCTATCTCCGTCGTTTTTATCGTCTATTCCGGACTGTTGCTTCATCCCCGCTTCGTTTATCTGATTGGAATCCTGACCGTGATCTTTCAGGCGCTTGTTATAGGCAATGCCGCCTTTCAGGGAGTTCAGTTTACGGAAGATCCGGTCCTTGTTCTTTCGCCAGGCTACGCCTCGATATCGGAGCAGGTTCTGAAGCTGGTCTTTCTGCTGATGATCGCCTTCGTCAACGGTCGCGTCATTCGTATATTCGAGTCGCTGCGTAGCGCCGAAGAGCGCAAAATTGAAGCAGTCCGCCAGTCCGAGCAGGCCCTGCAAGAAGGGCGCAGCCGCATGCTGCAGACGGCGGCGTCATTAAGCGAAAAGGCCAGGCATCTGAGGGCCTTTGCAGACGAATTCTTCGACGTCGTCACACAACATGCATCGGCCTTTGAAGAGATCGGCTCGACGATGACGCAGTTCGTCTCTCAGCTACATAACTCAGGCGAGACGGTTCGTCATCAGCTTACGCGGATTGAACGCGTCGCAACAGATATTTCGAGCCTGCGCGGACTCATCGACGGACTCACAAAGCGATCGGGCGAGATCAACGGTCGGATCGGATCGGTGCGCGAATCAACGACAAGCGTAGCGCGCTTCGTCGTCGAGCTCGAGAAGGCTCTGGATTCCGTAACCGAATCCTTTCGCTCCGTCGATGAGGTGACCGACATCATGGCCGAGGTTGCAGAACGAACGAACCTGCTTGCGCTGAACGCCTCGATTGAGGCGGCACGGGCCGGCGAGGTGGGACGTGGCTTTGCCGTCGTCGCTCAGGAGGTCTCGAAGCTCGCCGATTCAAGCGGCAAGAACGCGGGGCGCATCTCTGAAATCGTCGAAGAGTCCTCGCGTCATGTAGCCTCGGGCCAGAATACAGCCCGGGGCGCTTCGGAGCGCGTGCAATTCCAGGATCGAGAGTTCTCTTCGTTTCTGGAATCATTCGAGTCGTTACAGAAGATGTTAACCGAACAGATCCGCCTCAATGACGGCTTTCTTGAAAGCCTTTCTGAGATCCGCACGCTTTCGACGGGCATTGAGGCGGCGACGACGGAACAGCGCACCGGCGCTTCGGCAATCCAGCAATCGCTCGACCAGCTCATAGAATCGATGAATACGCTTCTCTCGAAAGGCGGACTGCTTTCAAGTACCATCCATTCTCTTGAAGAAGAATCCAGATCGTTAACAGGTGAATCTCAGTGA
- a CDS encoding WD40/YVTN/BNR-like repeat-containing protein, whose protein sequence is MKALHVLLAGVCLLAAACKEEETDMMSLLALGGLPDTAPLKPLELQYPESMRSEAEVAFYLSAHTGAAADTGGFQLYNAAYYASSASTTLEKRSDIRSLVMKELAAELNRLRSDIVNRAEQGSAYFTFTVTPTSHCPLMTGSFTGTTHYEIGSDYSTVWIDVTDMNLQLKFSNCVDGTVSFKDRAALGINSTEWPYNNDTDRDFMNGTIIIEHGEYHLKDHIDDWSISGESSASLPIRTDGFFNLNGKSYELNGTEEYKTIYRFSLDWNDNRIRGYDTFAGTVNGQPMTLTLPYDYNPQNSKTSTSSTGSGSKIDWTYAPTGTSQRLNSVRYLNGKFYATGNRCTLLTSSDGKTWTPVTISGCSYYSDDLNDIAGDGTNLNIVTSTGIIFSYNGTTWTKKTVDSTITKFFGIKHHNELWLAYGLYKNGLAKSFRFAISSDGNNWQVISKDIDPEGMPRDAYIDEIGRIRIVGEKGWTVQCDANCTISDNWVLNKRDTYKSYTGIFKRNDSYYLLAGRRLMDDLTAFPEPYDRTTDWTSFSEYTLPEYSFVQRVHDTGSDIYATTENGVMKSSDNGGSWVTIGFAGRGYGFTCSPSICVSVGGSGSVFYKELP, encoded by the coding sequence ATGAAAGCACTGCATGTCCTTCTGGCCGGAGTCTGTCTGCTTGCCGCTGCCTGCAAGGAAGAAGAAACAGATATGATGTCTCTTCTTGCACTCGGAGGATTGCCTGACACAGCCCCTCTGAAGCCTCTTGAACTTCAATACCCTGAATCCATGCGTTCAGAGGCCGAAGTGGCTTTCTATCTGTCTGCCCATACCGGTGCGGCGGCCGACACGGGCGGCTTTCAGCTCTACAACGCAGCCTACTATGCTTCCTCAGCGTCTACGACCCTTGAGAAGCGATCGGATATTCGCTCTTTAGTGATGAAAGAATTGGCGGCAGAGCTGAACCGACTGCGTTCAGACATCGTGAATCGGGCCGAACAGGGAAGCGCTTATTTTACGTTTACCGTCACTCCCACCAGCCACTGTCCCCTCATGACAGGCTCTTTTACCGGCACAACGCACTACGAAATCGGCTCGGACTATTCGACGGTCTGGATAGACGTGACGGATATGAATCTGCAGTTAAAGTTCTCTAATTGCGTTGACGGTACGGTTTCGTTCAAGGACAGGGCGGCTCTCGGGATCAACAGTACTGAATGGCCTTACAATAACGATACGGACCGTGACTTCATGAATGGCACAATTATCATAGAGCACGGTGAATATCACCTGAAGGATCACATCGACGATTGGAGTATAAGCGGAGAGTCATCAGCATCCTTACCCATACGAACGGATGGTTTCTTCAATTTAAACGGAAAGAGTTACGAACTCAATGGAACAGAAGAGTATAAAACGATCTATCGGTTCTCGCTGGATTGGAACGATAATCGCATTCGCGGCTATGATACCTTCGCCGGAACAGTAAATGGTCAGCCAATGACGCTGACACTGCCTTATGACTATAATCCTCAGAATTCAAAAACCTCCACCTCCAGTACAGGCAGTGGCAGTAAGATCGACTGGACATACGCTCCGACCGGAACAAGCCAGAGGCTCAATTCCGTCAGGTATCTGAATGGTAAGTTTTACGCAACGGGAAACCGTTGTACCTTACTTACATCCTCAGATGGAAAGACATGGACGCCTGTAACGATTAGTGGCTGTAGCTATTATTCTGATGATTTGAATGATATTGCCGGCGATGGTACAAACTTGAACATAGTTACATCAACCGGGATCATCTTTTCGTATAATGGCACTACGTGGACCAAGAAAACAGTAGATTCCACAATCACGAAATTTTTCGGTATCAAGCACCATAATGAATTGTGGCTGGCCTATGGACTATACAAAAACGGTTTGGCTAAAAGCTTTCGTTTCGCCATATCATCCGACGGCAACAACTGGCAGGTTATTTCAAAAGATATTGACCCCGAGGGCATGCCTCGAGATGCTTATATCGATGAAATAGGCCGGATCAGAATCGTCGGCGAGAAAGGCTGGACCGTTCAGTGTGATGCAAACTGCACAATAAGCGATAACTGGGTGCTCAATAAAAGAGATACATATAAAAGCTATACCGGTATCTTCAAGCGCAACGACTCTTACTATCTATTAGCCGGCCGCCGTCTTATGGATGATTTGACAGCTTTTCCCGAACCATATGATAGAACAACAGACTGGACCAGTTTCTCCGAATATACCTTACCAGAGTATAGTTTTGTTCAGCGGGTTCACGATACTGGCAGTGACATATATGCGACGACCGA
- a CDS encoding NupC/NupG family nucleoside CNT transporter → MGMLNLISLAGLIVLTGSAILLSGTIRRQNWRLIFLGIGLQLVLGWLIFQFPGGMAVFGAVNTAVNSLADLAATGARFLFGPLALPPGTEGSLGFFLAFQALPTIVFFSALIGLLYHFGIMPVLINFFSKIFTRLFRTSGAESMVAASSIFVGVEAMLTVRPYLLRMTRSELHTVLVAGLATVSSNVMALYIFTLRETLPSIAGHLVTASILSAPAALVFSKILLPEKEQPETLGTHVKVSYEKEGSFIETIVKSSMDGMKLITGIVALLLSVLGLVALIDAMLGWSTGFLGQPLTLKTIFSYLFYPLIAVTGVPFEDIFAVAGVVGERLIVTEVVSYQDLAKLMAENAIQERSAVIATYALCGFTHFASLAIFAGGITAIVPERTRDVAAVSMRALVAATFASLMTACIAGFYYSGQSLLF, encoded by the coding sequence ATGGGCATGCTCAACCTCATCTCTCTTGCCGGCCTTATCGTACTCACGGGCTCGGCTATCCTGCTTTCAGGTACGATCCGACGTCAGAACTGGCGACTCATCTTCCTTGGAATCGGATTGCAGCTTGTTCTCGGCTGGCTCATCTTCCAGTTTCCAGGGGGAATGGCGGTCTTTGGGGCGGTAAATACGGCGGTGAACTCGCTTGCCGATCTCGCAGCTACCGGCGCACGCTTCTTGTTCGGCCCGCTTGCTCTGCCTCCAGGCACTGAGGGATCGCTTGGCTTCTTCCTTGCCTTTCAGGCCCTGCCCACAATCGTATTCTTTTCAGCTTTGATCGGGCTGCTCTATCATTTTGGAATCATGCCCGTTCTTATAAACTTCTTCTCAAAGATCTTCACACGGCTTTTTCGTACGTCAGGCGCCGAATCCATGGTCGCCGCCTCTTCAATCTTTGTCGGAGTAGAGGCAATGCTCACAGTGCGACCGTATCTGCTGCGCATGACGCGATCCGAGCTGCATACGGTGCTTGTGGCCGGGCTGGCCACTGTTTCGTCGAACGTTATGGCGCTTTATATCTTCACGCTGCGCGAAACCCTTCCTTCGATCGCAGGTCATCTTGTGACGGCTTCGATTCTCTCGGCGCCGGCCGCCCTTGTTTTCTCGAAGATCCTGCTGCCCGAGAAAGAGCAGCCCGAAACGCTCGGCACGCATGTAAAGGTTAGCTATGAGAAAGAGGGATCTTTTATCGAAACGATCGTGAAATCGTCGATGGACGGTATGAAGCTCATTACCGGTATCGTGGCCCTGCTGCTCTCTGTGCTTGGCCTGGTCGCCCTGATTGACGCCATGCTTGGCTGGTCGACCGGATTTCTGGGACAACCGTTAACCTTGAAGACCATCTTCTCTTATCTTTTTTATCCGCTTATCGCAGTCACCGGAGTTCCGTTTGAAGACATCTTTGCCGTTGCCGGTGTCGTCGGTGAGCGCCTCATCGTCACCGAAGTCGTTTCGTATCAGGATCTGGCGAAGCTCATGGCCGAGAATGCCATTCAGGAACGCAGCGCCGTCATCGCCACATATGCTCTCTGCGGTTTCACACACTTCGCCTCGCTTGCCATCTTTGCCGGCGGTATTACGGCCATCGTGCCTGAACGGACGAGAGATGTGGCCGCCGTATCAATGCGCGCCCTTGTCGCGGCGACCTTTGCAAGCCTGATGACGGCCTGTATCGCCGGCTTCTACTACTCAGGACAGAGCCTGCTTTTTTAA
- a CDS encoding WD40/YVTN/BNR-like repeat-containing protein has product MNLKSTLRLLILGLHLPVLLGCPGGKDEESDLLSTWGLLGFLSDTAPLKPLELEYPEAMRSEAEVAFYLSSRAGLSADRAGFKLYNAVYYSSSASATVEKRSDIRSLVMRELTEELNRLRSDIVNRADQGSAYFTFNLTPDGNCPHMTGTLTGTTRYEIGSDYATVWIDVNDMNLQLEFTECVDGTVSFKDRAALGINSNVWPYNNDYDRDVTDGTIIIEHGEFHLEDHITAVTISGESSASLPMRTDAEFLLNGKAFSLNGREEYRSLYSVHALDWNGNRLRGYDTFTGTVNGQPMTLTLPYDYNPLNERTYSTGRASKITFKKAVSGTSSTLNSVRFLKGKFWATGDNCTLLTSVDGKNWSPVSLGAGCNEDLSDIATDGAKLIIVTKYKNAYKSDNGITWTKQQLNSLYARYFGIKYLNDLWVAYGGVMDDPTIAVSDDGSTWLLVTPTDVPGASVTDTLNDAYFDGTGISIVGDNGWLGRCAANCTVGTNWTFTKKDKNKPYTGIFKRNGIFYLMADTTSAYDSTSDWSSVEEVTGSKSGFTNRVYDDGYEVHASSFNKVRSSQDGLHWRTTALYEDFGPSVYGFDCSTAICAAVGSNGTVYYKELQ; this is encoded by the coding sequence ATGAACCTAAAGTCGACACTACGTCTTCTTATTCTCGGATTGCACTTACCGGTTCTTTTGGGATGTCCGGGCGGCAAAGATGAAGAGAGTGACCTGCTGAGCACGTGGGGACTGCTTGGATTTTTGAGCGATACAGCCCCTCTGAAGCCTCTGGAGCTTGAATATCCTGAAGCCATGCGTTCTGAGGCAGAAGTGGCTTTCTATCTCTCCTCCCGTGCCGGTCTGTCAGCCGACAGAGCTGGTTTTAAGCTCTACAACGCCGTCTACTATTCCAGCTCAGCGTCTGCTACCGTTGAGAAGCGGTCGGATATTCGCTCTTTAGTAATGAGAGAATTGACGGAAGAGCTGAACCGACTGCGTTCGGACATTGTGAATCGCGCCGACCAGGGAAGCGCTTATTTTACTTTCAACCTTACTCCGGACGGTAACTGTCCCCATATGACAGGCACACTGACCGGTACAACCCGCTACGAAATCGGTTCGGACTATGCAACTGTCTGGATAGACGTTAATGATATGAATCTCCAGTTGGAATTCACTGAATGCGTTGATGGCACGGTTTCGTTCAAGGACAGGGCGGCTCTCGGGATTAACAGTAACGTATGGCCTTACAATAACGACTATGATCGCGATGTCACGGATGGCACAATTATCATCGAGCATGGTGAATTTCACCTGGAAGATCATATTACCGCAGTCACAATAAGCGGAGAATCGTCAGCGTCCCTGCCCATGCGCACCGACGCAGAGTTCCTTCTGAACGGAAAGGCGTTCAGTCTTAACGGAAGAGAAGAGTACAGGAGCCTTTATAGCGTGCACGCACTGGATTGGAACGGGAACCGTCTTCGCGGCTATGATACCTTCACCGGAACGGTAAACGGTCAGCCAATGACGCTGACCTTGCCCTATGATTATAATCCTCTCAACGAGAGAACATATAGCACAGGCAGAGCGAGTAAGATCACGTTCAAAAAAGCAGTGAGCGGAACAAGCTCGACGCTGAACTCGGTTCGATTCTTGAAGGGTAAGTTCTGGGCTACTGGAGACAACTGTACGCTGCTTACTTCCGTGGACGGAAAAAACTGGAGTCCCGTTTCGCTGGGGGCCGGTTGTAACGAAGATTTGTCTGATATTGCAACTGATGGCGCAAAGCTGATCATAGTCACCAAATACAAAAACGCATACAAGTCAGACAATGGAATAACCTGGACCAAGCAGCAATTAAATTCCCTGTATGCCCGTTATTTTGGAATCAAATATCTCAACGATCTATGGGTTGCCTATGGTGGTGTTATGGACGATCCAACTATCGCCGTATCGGATGATGGCTCGACATGGTTATTGGTAACGCCGACAGACGTGCCTGGAGCGTCCGTCACGGATACTCTCAATGACGCGTACTTCGATGGAACCGGCATATCGATCGTCGGTGATAATGGGTGGCTGGGTCGATGCGCCGCCAACTGCACAGTTGGTACCAATTGGACCTTCACCAAGAAGGACAAGAATAAACCCTACACAGGCATTTTTAAGCGCAACGGCATTTTCTATCTGATGGCCGACACAACTTCTGCTTATGATTCGACATCCGATTGGAGTAGTGTCGAAGAGGTAACCGGATCAAAGTCGGGGTTTACTAATAGGGTCTACGATGATGGCTACGAAGTGCATGCAAGTTCATTCAACAAGGTTCGAAGCAGTCAGGACGGCTTGCACTGGAGGACGACAGCCCTTTACGAGGATTTTGGTCCTTCTGTGTACGGGTTCGATTGTTCGACTGCGATCTGTGCGGCGGTTGGTAGCAATGGCACTGTCTACTATAAAGAACTTCAGTGA